The DNA region AAATTATTAGTACACGGTTTACTCATAGAGTATTGAAGTATTTGGGACATGGGGAAAATCATTattacatgtttttcttaatttgttttctacTAGAGAGCTACCCAAGAAAACACCATGAAAGATACTGACATCAAGAGACTTCTGTATACCAATCTTTTGTGCGTATTTTCAATTTTCCTGAGCTTTTTTATTCCATCCTTTTTCCTGGATAACTTCTCAATACTGGAAACTCACTTGACTTGGTTGTGCACTTGCTCTGCTCTTGTGACTGGTGTCAATCTCCTGTTATATTTAGTAGTGAAACCAAATGTACCTTCTAGAAGAAGTTCATTATCACATAAGGTAAGGTTGACTCATTAATAACCAGTTTTTAGATGGAAGTAATAGTGTAAGAATGAAGCATTGTGACGGGTGGTGGTTgtctcatgcttttaatcccagcactcaggaagcagaggcaaacggagctctgtgagttcaaggccagctagttccaggatagccaaggctacatagagaaaccatgtcctgaaagaacaaaacaaagaatgaagTATTGTTATATCCTTATTGAGTTATTTACAGCACATAAAGggaaccaagcccctccctcacccccccaaAAGCAGTAGCCTGTCACCTACAATGTTTGATAGATCTTTGTTGTTCATTAACTGTGAAATTATGGCTCCTTCAATGCATCACAGTATAAATATTATGAGCCCTTAAATCATTGTTTTATGTCATCACTAAAGATAACTTATAAGACActgcagtttgtttttgtttatttttgtactcTTTTATgtgggtaggggtgggtgggttACACTGTGCAAATGCATGAGGAGGTGCTGGGGGCCGACTTCAAGTCTCATCTTCAGAAACACTGTCCACCTGCTGTGGACAGAGTCATTCAtggtcctggagctcaccaattaggctagactggctggccaatgagccccagaCGTCCatctctccccagtgctgggatgacaagcatgcCCCCTACTTAGCATTTTACTGTGAGTTTTAGGAATCAACTCAGTTTCTTGTTGCTTGTTGATCGAGTTAATCCCTCatccatgtatattttaaaaatatatatttttattctttgataacttcatacatgcatacaatgtgttttgatcatgttcatcccCTACTCTATTCCTAATCCCTGTCCAACTTCATatcccttttgttgttgttattgttataacCTCTAGAGTCCCATATCTGCATGGACgtgggccatccactggagcgTGCTcaacctaccagggaccacactcCTGAAGAACACTGACTTTCTTTGCCTTAGCAGCCATCAGCTGTCAGTAGCTCCCTCAGCTAGGGGTTGAAGCCCAGCCTCTATATTTTCACTCCTTGAATGAGTGAGTTGTCCAGAAATTGCAAattaagtctctgaaactgttaTTTCACATGTGACCTTCCTTGACTAAACAGTTAAGATTTCAGATATTGGaatcaaaaattttttttcaggaatagTCACTGTTTATGGCACTTGACaattatgttaaattaaaatCCTCACTGAACATTCAGTATTATATATAACACCCTATTAAACTGTTTTAAACACCTTAACTGatttaaagtttaaaacattAATATGTGTTTTACTATTATATCTTTTTGACTGTCAGATCAAGTGTCTTCCAGGCATGGACCTGTTTGTAGAtgttcaggtcttttttttttttttcttttaatattgttTATACAGCAATATGAATATGATTTTGGAAATTATTtagtattttgcttttttgatGTAATTTCCCCagtttgtttaaaaatgaaagaaaagtatagTGGTCATTATTTTCTGTACATAATTCATGTGTCTCTATATAATAAGGTCACTGTGGTTTTTGTATCCCAACACTCTATTGTCAGTATTTCTTAAGTATTAGTAATATTGTAATCATACCACATAAACAGAAATTCATTTTGGCTCGTATGCTGGTATATGGTAGAGTATATttgtgtgatatttgtcttttaaattaaaaatgtatttatttagtgtgtgtgtgcatgtgtgcatgcagcaCAGCTTTCATAGTGAGGTCAGAGAGTAGTTCTCTGCTTTCATTGTGTGGGTTCCAGTGATTGAACTTGGGTCGTCAGGCGTggaggcaagtgccttcacctgctgaaccatcttgttggccctGACTTGTAAGTTTTTTGCAGTCTGTTTTTAGGGTTGTGTATGTGATAAGACATGTGATCTGATTTGAAGTTACCTAACAAAGAAGGTTCAGCTGTTCCAGACATTTTGGGAACGAGTTCTATTTAGGTGTAAAATGGCAGAATTTATGGCTTCTTCAGTATCTTCTTGAGTCTTCagtttatttgtttctcttttaggtGACCAGAGTTTTGAAATGCTGCATGTACTTTCTTATGTCTTGTGTGTTCCttcatatcatt from Peromyscus leucopus breed LL Stock chromosome 22, UCI_PerLeu_2.1, whole genome shotgun sequence includes:
- the Pigf gene encoding phosphatidylinositol-glycan biosynthesis class F protein isoform X2; this encodes MKDTDIKRLLYTNLLCVFSIFLSFFIPSFFLDNFSILETHLTWLCTCSALVTGVNLLLYLVVKPNVPSRRSSLSHKVTRVLKCCMYFLMSCVFLHIIFVLYGAPLIELVLETFLFAVILSTFTTVPCLCLLGPNLKAWLRVFSRNGVTSIWENSLQITTISSFIGAWLGAFPIPLDWERPWQNSSDGAC